The following proteins are co-located in the Callithrix jacchus isolate 240 chromosome 10, calJac240_pri, whole genome shotgun sequence genome:
- the ROBO4 gene encoding roundabout homolog 4 isoform X2 codes for MARVEKSDAGTYMCVATNSAGHRESRAARVFIQEPQDYTEPVELLAVRIQLENVTLLTPDPAKGSKPGPAVWLSWKVSGPAAPAQSYTALFRTQTAPGAQGAPWAEELLAGWQSAELGGLHWGQDYEFKVRPSSGRARGPDSNVLLLRLPEKVPSAPPQEVTLKPGNGSVLVSWVPPPAENHNGIIRGYQVWSLGNTSLPPANWTVVAEKTQLEIATHMPGSYCVQVAAVTGAGAGEPSSPVCLLLEQTMERATREPSEHHPWTLEQLRATLKRPEVIASCGVALWLLLLVTAVCIHRRRRAGVHLGPGLYRYTSEDAILKHRMDHSDSQWLADTWRSTSGSRDLSSSSSLSSRLGADPRDPLDCRRSLLSWDSRSPGVPLLPDTSTFYGSLIAELPSTPPARPSPRVPAVRCLPPQLARLSSPCSSSDSLCSRRGLSSPRLSLAPAEAWKAKKKQELQHVNSSPLLRASHPLELRACDLGSRGSKNPSQNPGAVPQALVAWRALGPKLLSSSNELVTHPLPPAPLFPHKPSPTQSQQIQPPVAPQALSSVLLQAAPTPILRPCSPPSLRDSSLSGPSPASSRLSSSSLSSLGEDQDSVLTPEEVALCLELSEGEETPRNSVSPMPRAPSPPTTYGYISVPTASELADMGRTGGGVGPEGGVLLCPPRPCLTPTPSEGSLANGWGSASEDNAASARASLVSSSDGSFLADAHFARALAVAMDSFGFGLEPREADCVFTDVSSPPSPRDDIFLTPNLSLPLWEWRPDWLEDMDVNHTQRLGRGMPPWPPDSRVSSQRSQLHCPVPKAGASPVDSS; via the exons ATGGCAAGAGTAGAGAAGAGTGACGCAGGGACGTACATGTGTGTGGCCACCAACAGCGCAGGACACAGGGAGAGCCGTGCAGCCCGGGTGTTCATCCAGG AGCCCCAGGACTACACAGAGCCTGTGGAGCTTCTGGCTGTACGAATTCAGCTGGAAAATGTGACGCTGCTGACCCCAGACCCCGCGAAGGGCTCCAAGCCTGGGCCGGCAGTGTGGCTCAGCTGGAAG GTTAGCGGCCCTGCTGCACCTGCCCAATCCTACACGGCCTTGTTCAGGACCCAGACTgccccaggagcccagggagcTCCGTGGGCAGAGGAGCTGCTGGCTGGCTGGCAGAGTGCAGAGCTTGGAGGCCTCCACTGGGGCCAAGACTATGAGTTCAAAGTGAGACCATCCTCCGGCCGGGCTCGAGGCCCTGACAGCAACGTGCTGCTCCTGAGGCTGCCGGAAAAAG TGCCCAGTGCCCCACCCCAGGAGGTGACCCTAAAACCTGGCAATGGCAGTGTCCTTGTGAGCTGGGTCCCACCGCCTGCTGAAAACCACAACGGCATCATCCGTGGCTACCAG GtctggagcctgggcaacacatcacTGCCCCCAGCCAACTGGACTGTAGTTGCTGAGAAGACCCAGCTGGAAATCGCCACCCACATGCCAGGCTCCTACTGCGTGCAAGTGGCTGCAGtcactggggctggggctggggagcccAGTAGCCCTGTCTGCCTCCTTTTAG AGCAGACCATGGAGCGAGCCACCCGAGAACCCAGTGAGCATCATCCCTGGACCCTGGAGCAACTGAGGGCCACCTTGAAGCGGCCAGAGGTCATCGCCAGCTGTGGCGTTGCGCTCTGGCTGCTGCTTCTGGTCACTGCAGTGTGTATCCACCGCCGGCGCCGAGCTGGGGTGCACCTGGGACCAG GTCTGTACAGATATACCAGCGAGGACGCCATCCTAAAACACAG GATGGATCACAGTGACTCCCAGTGGTTGGCAGACACTTGGCGTTCCACCTCTGGCTCTCGGgacctcagcagcagcagcagccttaGCAGTCGGCTGGGGGCGGACCCCCGGGACCCACTAGACTGTCGTCGCTCCT TGCTCTCTTGGGACTCGCGAAGCCCTGGTGTGCCCCTGCTTCCAGACACCAGCACTTTTTATGGCTCCCTCATCGCTGAGCTGCCCTCCACTCCCCCAGCCAGGCCAAGCCCCCGCGTCCCAGCTGTCAGGTGCCTTCCGCCCCAGCTGGCCCGGCTCTCCAGCCCCTGTTCCAGCTCAGACAGCCTATGCAGCCGTAGGGGACTCTCTTCTCCACGCTTGTCTCTTGCCCCTGCAGAGGCTTGGAAGGCCAAAAAGAAGCAGG AGCTGCAGCATGTCAACAGTTCTCCACTGCTCCGGGCCAGCCACCCCTTGGAGCTCCGGGCCTGCGACTTGGGAAGTAGAGGCTCCAAGAACCCTTCCCAAAACCCAG GAGCTGTGCCCCAAGCTCTGGTTGCCTGGCGAGCCTTGGGACCGAAACTCCTCAGCTCCTCAAATGAGCTGGTTACTCATCCTCTCCCTCCAGCACCCCTCTTTCCTCACAAACCTTCCCCCACGCAGAGTCAACAGATCCA GCCTCCAGTGGCACCACAGGCTCTCTCCTCCGTCCTGCTGCAagcagcccccacccccatccttaGGCCCTGCAGTCCCCCTAGCCTCCGGGACTCTTCACTCTCTGGTCCCAGCCCAGCTTCCAGTCGCCTGTCCAGCTCTTCACTGTCATCCCTGGGGGAAGATCAAGACAGCGTGCTGACCCCTGAGGAGGTGGCTCTGTGCTTGGAACTCAGTGAGGGTGAGGAGACTCCCAG GAACAGCGTCTCTCCCATGCCAAGGGCTCCTTCACCCCCCACCACCTATGGATACATCAGCGTCCCAACAGCCTCAGAGCTTGCGGACATGGGCAGGACTGGAGGAGGGGTGGGGCCCGAGGGGGGAGTCTTGCTGTGCCCACCTCGGCCCTGCCTTACCCCCACCCCCAGCGAGGGTTCCTTAGCCAATGGTTGGGGCTCAGCCTCTGAGGACAATGCTGCCAGTGCCAGAGCCAGCCTGGTCAGCTCCTCTGATGGCTCCTTCCTCGCTGATGCCCACTTTGCCCGGGCCCTGGCAGTGGCCATGGATAGCTTTGGTTTTGGTCTAGAGCCCAGGGAAGCAGACTGCGTCTTCACAG ATGTCTCATCACCTCCCTCCCCAAGAGATGACATCTTCCTGACCCCCAACCTCTCCCTGCCCCTGTGGGAGTGGAGGCCAGATTGGTTGGAAGACATGGATGTCAACCACacccagagactgggaagggggATGCCTCCCTGGCCCCCTGACTCTCGGGTCTCTTCCCAGAGAAGTCAGCTCCACTGTCCTGTGCCCAAGGCTGGTG CTTCTCCTGTAGATTCCTCCTGA
- the ROBO4 gene encoding roundabout homolog 4 isoform X1, with protein sequence MGSRGGSLLGNKGSLPLLLLLTMGGMAQDSPPQILIHPQDQLLQGPGPARMSCRASGQPPPTIRWLLNGQPLSMVPPDPHHLLPDGTLLLLQPPAQGHAHGGQALSTDLGVYTCEASNRLGTAVSRGARLSVAVLREDFQIQPQDTVAVVGEQMTLECGPPWGHPEPTVSWWKDGKPLTLQPGRHTVSGGSLLMARVEKSDAGTYMCVATNSAGHRESRAARVFIQEPQDYTEPVELLAVRIQLENVTLLTPDPAKGSKPGPAVWLSWKVSGPAAPAQSYTALFRTQTAPGAQGAPWAEELLAGWQSAELGGLHWGQDYEFKVRPSSGRARGPDSNVLLLRLPEKVPSAPPQEVTLKPGNGSVLVSWVPPPAENHNGIIRGYQVWSLGNTSLPPANWTVVAEKTQLEIATHMPGSYCVQVAAVTGAGAGEPSSPVCLLLEQTMERATREPSEHHPWTLEQLRATLKRPEVIASCGVALWLLLLVTAVCIHRRRRAGVHLGPGLYRYTSEDAILKHRMDHSDSQWLADTWRSTSGSRDLSSSSSLSSRLGADPRDPLDCRRSLLSWDSRSPGVPLLPDTSTFYGSLIAELPSTPPARPSPRVPAVRCLPPQLARLSSPCSSSDSLCSRRGLSSPRLSLAPAEAWKAKKKQELQHVNSSPLLRASHPLELRACDLGSRGSKNPSQNPGAVPQALVAWRALGPKLLSSSNELVTHPLPPAPLFPHKPSPTQSQQIQPPVAPQALSSVLLQAAPTPILRPCSPPSLRDSSLSGPSPASSRLSSSSLSSLGEDQDSVLTPEEVALCLELSEGEETPRNSVSPMPRAPSPPTTYGYISVPTASELADMGRTGGGVGPEGGVLLCPPRPCLTPTPSEGSLANGWGSASEDNAASARASLVSSSDGSFLADAHFARALAVAMDSFGFGLEPREADCVFTDVSSPPSPRDDIFLTPNLSLPLWEWRPDWLEDMDVNHTQRLGRGMPPWPPDSRVSSQRSQLHCPVPKAGASPVDSS encoded by the exons ATGGGCTCTAGAGGAGGGAGCCTCCTGGGGAACAAGGGTTCCCTGCCTCTGCTGCTTCTGCTTACCATGG GAGGCATGGCTCAGGACTCCCCGCCCCAGATCCTAATCCACCCCCAGGACCAGCTGCTCCAGGGCCCTGGCCCTGCCAGGATGAGCTGCCGAGCCTCTGGCCAGCCACCTCCCACCATCCGCTGGCTGCTGAATGGTCAGCCCCTGAGCATGGTGCCCCCAGACCCACACCACCTTCTGCCTGATGGGACCCTTCTGCTGCTGCAGCCCCCTGCCCAGGGACACGCCCATGGTGGCCAGGCCCTGTCCACAGACCTGGGTGTCTACACATGTGAGGCCAGCAACCGGCTGGGCACGGCAGTCAGCAGAGGCGCTCGGCTGTCTGTGGCTG TCCTCCGGGAGGATTTCCAGATCCAGCCTCAGGACACGGTGGCCGTGGTGGGTGAGCAGATGACTCTGGAATGTGGGCCTCCCTGGGGCCACCCAGAGCCCACAGTTTCTTGGTGGAAAGATGGGAAACCCCTGACCCTCCAGCCTGGAAGGCACACC GTGTCCGGGGGGTCCCTACTGATGGCAAGAGTAGAGAAGAGTGACGCAGGGACGTACATGTGTGTGGCCACCAACAGCGCAGGACACAGGGAGAGCCGTGCAGCCCGGGTGTTCATCCAGG AGCCCCAGGACTACACAGAGCCTGTGGAGCTTCTGGCTGTACGAATTCAGCTGGAAAATGTGACGCTGCTGACCCCAGACCCCGCGAAGGGCTCCAAGCCTGGGCCGGCAGTGTGGCTCAGCTGGAAG GTTAGCGGCCCTGCTGCACCTGCCCAATCCTACACGGCCTTGTTCAGGACCCAGACTgccccaggagcccagggagcTCCGTGGGCAGAGGAGCTGCTGGCTGGCTGGCAGAGTGCAGAGCTTGGAGGCCTCCACTGGGGCCAAGACTATGAGTTCAAAGTGAGACCATCCTCCGGCCGGGCTCGAGGCCCTGACAGCAACGTGCTGCTCCTGAGGCTGCCGGAAAAAG TGCCCAGTGCCCCACCCCAGGAGGTGACCCTAAAACCTGGCAATGGCAGTGTCCTTGTGAGCTGGGTCCCACCGCCTGCTGAAAACCACAACGGCATCATCCGTGGCTACCAG GtctggagcctgggcaacacatcacTGCCCCCAGCCAACTGGACTGTAGTTGCTGAGAAGACCCAGCTGGAAATCGCCACCCACATGCCAGGCTCCTACTGCGTGCAAGTGGCTGCAGtcactggggctggggctggggagcccAGTAGCCCTGTCTGCCTCCTTTTAG AGCAGACCATGGAGCGAGCCACCCGAGAACCCAGTGAGCATCATCCCTGGACCCTGGAGCAACTGAGGGCCACCTTGAAGCGGCCAGAGGTCATCGCCAGCTGTGGCGTTGCGCTCTGGCTGCTGCTTCTGGTCACTGCAGTGTGTATCCACCGCCGGCGCCGAGCTGGGGTGCACCTGGGACCAG GTCTGTACAGATATACCAGCGAGGACGCCATCCTAAAACACAG GATGGATCACAGTGACTCCCAGTGGTTGGCAGACACTTGGCGTTCCACCTCTGGCTCTCGGgacctcagcagcagcagcagccttaGCAGTCGGCTGGGGGCGGACCCCCGGGACCCACTAGACTGTCGTCGCTCCT TGCTCTCTTGGGACTCGCGAAGCCCTGGTGTGCCCCTGCTTCCAGACACCAGCACTTTTTATGGCTCCCTCATCGCTGAGCTGCCCTCCACTCCCCCAGCCAGGCCAAGCCCCCGCGTCCCAGCTGTCAGGTGCCTTCCGCCCCAGCTGGCCCGGCTCTCCAGCCCCTGTTCCAGCTCAGACAGCCTATGCAGCCGTAGGGGACTCTCTTCTCCACGCTTGTCTCTTGCCCCTGCAGAGGCTTGGAAGGCCAAAAAGAAGCAGG AGCTGCAGCATGTCAACAGTTCTCCACTGCTCCGGGCCAGCCACCCCTTGGAGCTCCGGGCCTGCGACTTGGGAAGTAGAGGCTCCAAGAACCCTTCCCAAAACCCAG GAGCTGTGCCCCAAGCTCTGGTTGCCTGGCGAGCCTTGGGACCGAAACTCCTCAGCTCCTCAAATGAGCTGGTTACTCATCCTCTCCCTCCAGCACCCCTCTTTCCTCACAAACCTTCCCCCACGCAGAGTCAACAGATCCA GCCTCCAGTGGCACCACAGGCTCTCTCCTCCGTCCTGCTGCAagcagcccccacccccatccttaGGCCCTGCAGTCCCCCTAGCCTCCGGGACTCTTCACTCTCTGGTCCCAGCCCAGCTTCCAGTCGCCTGTCCAGCTCTTCACTGTCATCCCTGGGGGAAGATCAAGACAGCGTGCTGACCCCTGAGGAGGTGGCTCTGTGCTTGGAACTCAGTGAGGGTGAGGAGACTCCCAG GAACAGCGTCTCTCCCATGCCAAGGGCTCCTTCACCCCCCACCACCTATGGATACATCAGCGTCCCAACAGCCTCAGAGCTTGCGGACATGGGCAGGACTGGAGGAGGGGTGGGGCCCGAGGGGGGAGTCTTGCTGTGCCCACCTCGGCCCTGCCTTACCCCCACCCCCAGCGAGGGTTCCTTAGCCAATGGTTGGGGCTCAGCCTCTGAGGACAATGCTGCCAGTGCCAGAGCCAGCCTGGTCAGCTCCTCTGATGGCTCCTTCCTCGCTGATGCCCACTTTGCCCGGGCCCTGGCAGTGGCCATGGATAGCTTTGGTTTTGGTCTAGAGCCCAGGGAAGCAGACTGCGTCTTCACAG ATGTCTCATCACCTCCCTCCCCAAGAGATGACATCTTCCTGACCCCCAACCTCTCCCTGCCCCTGTGGGAGTGGAGGCCAGATTGGTTGGAAGACATGGATGTCAACCACacccagagactgggaagggggATGCCTCCCTGGCCCCCTGACTCTCGGGTCTCTTCCCAGAGAAGTCAGCTCCACTGTCCTGTGCCCAAGGCTGGTG CTTCTCCTGTAGATTCCTCCTGA